A region from the Thermanaeromonas toyohensis ToBE genome encodes:
- a CDS encoding corrinoid protein, with amino-acid sequence MAILEEIKEALMAGNANKVREGVNKALEEGIAPTTIINDALIAAMNVVGIKFKNNEIYVPEVLVAARAMHAGMEVVKPMLAGDSLQEKGTMVIGTVKGDLHDIGKNLVIMMMEGAGFKVIDLGIDVPAEKFVQAVEEHKPQVVGMSALLTSTMMQMKKTIEALAAYRDRIKIIVGGAPVTQKFADEIGADGYAPDAASAVDKVKELLGIA; translated from the coding sequence ATGGCCATCCTAGAAGAAATTAAAGAAGCCCTTATGGCGGGAAACGCCAACAAAGTACGGGAGGGTGTAAACAAGGCCTTAGAAGAGGGTATAGCTCCTACCACCATTATTAACGATGCCCTCATCGCCGCTATGAACGTTGTGGGGATAAAGTTTAAGAACAACGAAATTTATGTACCTGAGGTTTTGGTGGCTGCCAGGGCCATGCATGCTGGTATGGAAGTGGTTAAGCCTATGCTTGCGGGAGATTCCCTCCAGGAAAAGGGTACGATGGTCATCGGGACAGTGAAAGGTGATCTTCATGATATTGGGAAGAATCTAGTTATTATGATGATGGAAGGAGCCGGTTTTAAGGTTATAGACCTAGGTATTGATGTACCGGCAGAGAAGTTTGTACAGGCGGTAGAAGAACATAAGCCCCAAGTAGTAGGTATGTCTGCCTTGCTTACTTCCACCATGATGCAAATGAAGAAGACTATCGAGGCTTTGGCCGCTTACCGCGACCGGATTAAGATCATCGTGGGTGGCGCTCCAGTGACTCAGAAGTTTGCTGATGAGATCGGCGCTGACGGTTATGCCCCCGATGCAGCTTCAGCTGTAGATAAGGTTAAGGAACTTTTAGGCATCGCTTAA
- a CDS encoding methyltetrahydrofolate cobalamin methyltransferase, which translates to MLIVGELINSSRKPIAQAIAARDKAYLQDLAVKQVEAGANIIDVNCGTSLGEEASIMAWLVDIIQEVVDVPLCIDTPSPEALEAGLSRHKGKAMINSITAEKERWEKVLPLVTKYKASVIGLCMDDTGMPETVEDRLRVAERIVSGLISAGVPLEDIYLDPLIKPLGVNSSYGKEALESTRALKEKFPKVHLICGLSNVSYGLPERRLLNRAFAIMCLTMGMDAFILDPLDRSLMSLLTAAKALAGLDEYCLEYITAARSGKLVV; encoded by the coding sequence ATGCTTATTGTAGGGGAACTTATCAATTCTAGTCGCAAACCCATAGCCCAGGCTATTGCAGCCCGGGATAAGGCTTATTTGCAGGATCTGGCTGTAAAACAAGTAGAGGCAGGAGCTAACATCATCGATGTTAACTGCGGTACCAGCCTGGGTGAGGAAGCTTCAATTATGGCCTGGCTGGTAGACATTATTCAAGAAGTGGTAGATGTTCCCCTCTGTATAGATACTCCTAGCCCGGAAGCTTTAGAAGCTGGTCTTTCCCGTCATAAGGGGAAGGCCATGATTAATTCCATCACGGCGGAGAAAGAACGCTGGGAGAAGGTTTTACCTTTGGTAACTAAGTACAAGGCTTCAGTTATCGGTTTATGTATGGATGATACTGGTATGCCGGAGACGGTAGAAGATCGGCTTAGGGTAGCGGAAAGAATTGTTTCAGGACTTATATCAGCTGGTGTTCCTCTAGAGGACATTTATCTTGATCCCCTTATTAAACCCTTGGGAGTGAATAGTTCTTACGGTAAGGAAGCTCTAGAGAGTACCCGGGCTTTAAAGGAGAAGTTTCCTAAAGTACATCTTATTTGTGGGCTTTCTAATGTTTCCTATGGGTTACCAGAAAGACGGCTGCTTAACCGGGCCTTTGCTATCATGTGTTTAACTATGGGTATGGACGCCTTTATTTTAGATCCCTTAGACCGTTCCCTTATGTCCTTGCTTACCGCTGCTAAAGCCCTGGCTGGTCTTGATGAGTATTGCTTGGAATATATTACAGCTGCCCGCTCCGGCAAATTAGTGGTATAA